The Catenulispora sp. GP43 nucleotide sequence TCACGGTGTTGGTCGGGTAGCCGGCGTGCACCTTGGCGACGAGCTCCGGATGCGTCTCGTCGGCCAGCGCCAGCGCCAGGTACTGGGTCCCGGGGTTGTGCGAGACGACCATCAGGGTGCCGACGCTCTCGGGCGTCCGGCGGATCACTTCCAGCATCTCGCCGGCCGAGGCGGAGTAGAGATCGTCCGTGAACTCGATCTCGGGTCCGGCCGGGAACGCCTCGGCGACCAGTTCGTAGGTCTGGCGGGTGCGCAGCGCGGTCGACACCGCGGCCCGGTCCGGGACCCGGCCGTGCTCGACCAGCCAGGCGCCGGTGCGCGGGGCGTCGTGGC carries:
- a CDS encoding histidine phosphatase family protein, which translates into the protein MRHTLILLRHAKSDWPDGVADHERPLTGRGRHDAPRTGAWLVEHGRVPDRAAVSTALRTRQTYELVAEAFPAGPEIEFTDDLYSASAGEMLEVIRRTPESVGTLMVVSHNPGTQYLALALADETHPELVAKVHAGYPTNTVTVLEFDGVWETLDPAAASIVAVESPRG